In the Methanobrevibacter thaueri genome, one interval contains:
- a CDS encoding Ig-like domain-containing protein, giving the protein MIMIKKSWIIMALLIMLVFCVGSVSATDDVNDTVGIDENTESVDTSIDAVDNSDLQSYQDEDNLSTRATAVNANDWSTLERICERGNGPFEINLTGSIYNADSDINFLSDVTIIGNENAYITGGNSNLIPFINDDSSFSIIFLNVHFKDMSVNNLMKLKGYNKFENCTFTNIVASSNTNNVLWNNGDLMEITGCNFTNCTTGRGVVSNYDSAGSNTAQMVVNNSNFNGNYARSYAGAINNRGILNVNNSNFVNNAANSWAGAINGVANTETYITNSKFKNNVAGWNGGALYTYCILEVHNSIFEGNNCTTNNGGGAIGAYNFVSTYNITIDSCNFTNNINLCKAYDNLSTTSLGRGGAISVLNGGYLDVHNSRFVNNYARIGQAIAAATYNYANATGGVPHISIYNNQFINHTGNNDTVYITGNDIIFTNNTFVNSVQTISYSSLTNQVQNVFSQGEDVLGAVPEETLSGNMEVVYIDSVNGDWLNDGKTPETAFDQLSDGFTMVKDGGTIYIADGTYNTGKVYPISSVNANCVALGNNAFIYLISTPIKNDASNKTITFINLNFAYDTERNIAIDFGKNCNFINCTFIGNFTIGKSLADEPDQAGQNSNGFVFTRYTTFENCVFKDATGSSFITMYKCANVTFNNCNFTNINVDSLIYRPSFDNLYYDEANWEWKVIENQSGTCYFEEDGLVLNNCSFLGCTYNGIVDSAADFYEVVEITGCNYDNAVTPGVTTIDNHNYINSTDILPSSLTVSVGDIIYGNNFTINVKLDVPVTDIVYVTINKKEYSVNVVNGSGSLNVSDKLDANNYNVSAVFEGTSLYEESNATSNFTVSPVNTGLTASDVAMVYNSNAKTMTVQATNIADGSIISVKVNGKTLTGTVKNGKAIITIPANLAAKTYPATITFDGDANYNSATASAKVVVSKATPKLTAKKATFKAKKKTKKYSIILKDNKNKALSKVKVTLKVKGKTYKATTNTKGKAIFKISKLTKKGTHKAKVKFAGNANFKAVSKTVKIKVKK; this is encoded by the coding sequence ATGATTATGATAAAAAAATCATGGATAATTATGGCATTGCTAATAATGCTTGTTTTCTGTGTTGGTTCAGTCAGTGCAACAGATGATGTTAATGATACTGTGGGCATTGATGAAAACACAGAAAGTGTAGATACTTCTATTGATGCGGTTGATAATAGTGATTTGCAATCTTATCAAGATGAAGATAATTTAAGTACTCGAGCAACTGCAGTTAATGCTAATGATTGGTCAACATTAGAAAGAATATGTGAAAGAGGAAATGGGCCTTTTGAAATTAATTTAACTGGTTCTATATATAATGCAGATTCAGACATTAATTTTTTAAGTGATGTAACTATCATTGGTAATGAAAATGCATATATTACTGGAGGTAATTCAAATTTAATCCCATTTATTAATGATGATTCAAGTTTTTCTATCATATTTTTAAATGTTCATTTTAAAGATATGTCTGTGAATAATCTTATGAAATTAAAAGGTTATAATAAATTTGAAAACTGTACTTTTACAAATATTGTTGCCAGTTCCAACACAAATAATGTATTATGGAATAATGGCGATTTAATGGAAATTACTGGATGTAATTTTACTAATTGTACAACTGGTAGAGGTGTTGTTTCTAATTATGACTCTGCAGGTTCAAATACTGCACAAATGGTTGTAAATAATTCTAATTTTAATGGAAATTATGCTCGTTCTTATGCAGGTGCAATCAATAATCGTGGAATTCTAAATGTAAATAATTCTAATTTTGTAAATAATGCTGCAAATTCATGGGCTGGAGCAATTAATGGTGTAGCTAATACTGAAACATATATTACAAATTCTAAATTTAAAAATAATGTTGCTGGATGGAATGGTGGAGCATTATATACTTATTGTATACTTGAAGTTCATAATTCTATTTTTGAAGGTAATAATTGTACAACTAATAATGGTGGTGGGGCAATAGGTGCTTACAACTTTGTTTCCACATATAACATAACTATTGATAGTTGTAATTTCACTAATAATATAAATCTCTGTAAAGCATATGATAATTTATCAACCACTTCTCTTGGTCGTGGAGGAGCAATTTCAGTATTAAATGGAGGATATTTAGACGTTCATAATTCAAGATTCGTAAATAATTATGCTAGAATTGGTCAAGCTATTGCAGCAGCAACTTATAATTATGCAAATGCAACTGGTGGAGTTCCACATATTTCAATTTATAATAATCAGTTCATAAACCACACTGGAAACAATGATACTGTTTATATCACTGGAAATGATATTATATTCACTAATAATACTTTTGTGAACAGTGTTCAAACTATTTCTTATTCTAGTTTAACTAATCAGGTTCAGAATGTTTTTAGTCAAGGAGAAGATGTTTTGGGTGCAGTTCCTGAAGAAACTTTATCCGGCAATATGGAAGTTGTTTATATAGATTCAGTTAATGGAGATTGGTTAAATGATGGTAAAACACCAGAAACTGCTTTTGATCAATTAAGTGATGGTTTTACTATGGTTAAAGATGGAGGAACTATTTATATTGCAGATGGTACATATAATACTGGAAAAGTTTATCCAATTAGTTCAGTAAATGCAAATTGTGTTGCTTTAGGAAATAATGCATTCATATATTTAATTAGTACTCCAATTAAAAATGATGCATCTAATAAAACAATCACATTCATTAATTTAAATTTTGCATATGATACAGAAAGAAATATTGCAATTGATTTTGGAAAAAATTGTAATTTTATCAATTGTACTTTCATTGGCAATTTCACAATTGGAAAATCTTTAGCTGACGAACCTGACCAAGCAGGACAAAATAGTAATGGTTTTGTATTTACCCGTTATACTACATTCGAAAATTGTGTTTTCAAAGATGCAACTGGAAGCAGTTTCATAACCATGTATAAATGTGCTAACGTTACATTTAATAATTGTAATTTCACCAATATTAATGTAGATTCCTTAATTTACCGCCCTTCTTTTGACAATCTATATTATGATGAAGCTAATTGGGAATGGAAAGTCATTGAAAACCAATCTGGTACATGTTACTTTGAAGAAGATGGATTAGTTTTAAATAACTGTTCCTTTTTAGGATGTACTTACAATGGTATTGTAGATTCAGCTGCTGATTTTTATGAAGTTGTTGAAATTACTGGTTGTAACTATGATAATGCTGTAACTCCTGGTGTAACTACTATCGATAATCACAATTACATTAATTCTACCGATATTTTACCATCAAGTTTAACAGTTTCTGTTGGAGATATTATTTATGGCAATAATTTCACAATCAATGTTAAATTGGATGTTCCTGTAACTGATATTGTTTATGTAACAATCAATAAAAAAGAATATTCTGTTAATGTTGTTAATGGTAGCGGTTCTTTAAATGTTTCCGATAAATTGGATGCCAATAATTATAATGTTAGTGCAGTATTTGAAGGAACCTCATTATATGAGGAATCCAATGCTACTTCCAACTTCACAGTTTCACCAGTGAACACTGGTTTAACTGCTTCCGATGTAGCTATGGTTTATAATTCCAATGCTAAAACAATGACTGTTCAGGCAACCAATATTGCAGATGGATCCATTATTTCAGTTAAAGTTAATGGTAAAACTTTAACCGGCACTGTAAAAAATGGAAAAGCAATAATTACAATACCTGCTAATTTAGCTGCTAAAACATACCCTGCAACAATCACTTTTGATGGTGATGCTAATTATAATTCAGCAACAGCATCTGCTAAGGTTGTTGTTTCTAAGGCAACTCCTAAATTGACCGCTAAAAAAGCAACATTCAAAGCTAAAAAGAAAACCAAAAAATACTCAATAATTCTAAAAGACAATAAAAACAAAGCATTAAGCAAAGTAAAAGTGACCTTAAAAGTTAAAGGAAAAACCTACAAGGCAACCACAAACACAAAAGGAAAAGCAATATTTAAAATCAGTAAATTAACTAAAAAGGGAACTCATAAAGCTAAAGTTAAATTTGCTGGTAATGCTAACTTTAAAGCAGTTTCAAAAACCGTTAAAATTAAGGTTAAAAAATAG
- a CDS encoding peptidase associated/transthyretin-like domain-containing protein: protein MTTVNASENITNDDLNLADSQDHISIENEKNSSNDFLSVGESADNPVNNTDELWLSFFRIPQSSTANIYLADNEYSYNNKIFDSPKNVTFIGQGPNTILKGISTQAGAGVAPSEKNYAIPYTFVNLTFVGGSNDLSRSCKFINCTIIDSLTFSKDFHDHPDKLNIRHTTQDYYALRTYFYEFDNCIFKDYKGNDSYLTLYQYGCASFNNCNFTNITADSIICYANDVSFERIKSYLLKLGWSESEIERISYDGINFNDCIFKDTTYTAVTDSYTAVKRSIVNCSNIKSEYYGVFTTDSLHQYYSLPIPINTTLTIRTADIVYGEPFIISAVFNNPICDDVIVVINKNKYTINVIGGEGLLKVSDELDAGFWNIQADSIYNNFNYTSNFTVKKINTKLSVPTVSSVYNDAKYLTVTLKDYRNNALNNALVSVKIDSNIHNIKTVNGQARILINDLIPKNYKVVVTYNGDANHFESSSNSNIVISKATPKLTAKKATFKTKKKTKKYSIILKDNKNKALSKVKVTLKVKGKTYKATTNTKGKATFKITKLNKKGTFTAKISFKGNAYYKSCGKTIKIKIK, encoded by the coding sequence TTGACAACGGTTAATGCTTCTGAAAATATTACAAATGATGACTTGAATCTTGCTGATTCACAGGACCATATTAGCATTGAAAATGAGAAAAACTCTTCAAACGATTTTTTGTCTGTAGGTGAAAGTGCAGATAATCCTGTAAATAATACTGACGAGTTATGGTTGAGTTTTTTTAGAATTCCACAATCTTCTACTGCCAATATTTATTTGGCGGATAATGAGTACTCCTATAACAATAAAATTTTCGATTCTCCGAAAAACGTGACATTTATTGGGCAGGGCCCAAATACGATTTTAAAAGGAATTTCTACACAGGCCGGTGCAGGTGTAGCGCCTAGTGAAAAAAATTACGCTATCCCCTATACTTTTGTTAATCTAACATTCGTTGGAGGAAGTAACGATTTGTCACGAAGTTGCAAATTCATCAATTGTACAATTATTGACTCGTTAACCTTTTCTAAAGATTTCCATGACCATCCGGATAAGCTAAACATCAGACATACCACTCAGGATTATTATGCATTAAGGACTTACTTCTATGAATTCGACAATTGCATTTTTAAAGATTATAAAGGAAATGACTCATATCTGACTTTATATCAGTATGGATGCGCAAGTTTTAATAATTGTAATTTTACAAACATTACAGCAGATTCCATAATATGTTATGCTAATGATGTTTCTTTTGAAAGGATCAAGAGTTATCTGTTAAAATTAGGTTGGTCTGAATCTGAAATTGAAAGAATATCCTATGATGGAATTAATTTCAATGATTGCATATTTAAAGACACAACATACACTGCAGTCACCGATTCATATACTGCAGTTAAAAGAAGCATTGTAAACTGTAGCAATATCAAATCTGAGTATTATGGTGTTTTCACTACAGATAGTTTGCATCAGTATTACAGTCTCCCAATACCTATTAACACTACTTTAACAATCAGAACAGCAGATATTGTATATGGCGAGCCTTTTATCATCAGTGCAGTTTTCAACAATCCTATATGTGATGATGTCATTGTTGTCATTAACAAGAACAAATACACTATAAATGTCATTGGCGGTGAAGGATTGCTTAAGGTTTCAGATGAACTTGACGCAGGTTTTTGGAATATTCAGGCAGATTCTATATATAATAATTTTAACTATACATCAAATTTCACAGTCAAAAAAATAAATACAAAACTTTCAGTACCTACTGTCAGTTCAGTATATAATGATGCTAAATATTTGACTGTCACATTAAAAGATTATAGGAATAATGCATTGAATAATGCTTTAGTGAGTGTTAAAATAGATTCAAACATCCATAACATTAAAACTGTTAATGGTCAAGCTAGAATATTGATAAATGATCTAATTCCAAAAAATTACAAGGTTGTTGTCACATACAATGGAGATGCTAATCATTTTGAATCATCTTCAAATTCCAATATTGTCATTTCAAAGGCAACTCCTAAATTGACCGCTAAAAAAGCAACATTCAAAACTAAAAAGAAAACCAAAAAATACTCAATAATTCTAAAAGACAATAAAAACAAAGCATTAAGCAAAGTAAAAGTGACCTTAAAAGTTAAAGGAAAAACCTACAAGGCAACCACAAACACCAAAGGAAAAGCAACATTTAAAATTACCAAACTAAATAAAAAAGGCACTTTCACCGCAAAGATCAGTTTTAAGGGAAATGCATATTACAAGTCTTGCGGCAAAACCATTAAAATCAAAATCAAATAG
- a CDS encoding LytS/YhcK type 5TM receptor domain-containing protein, producing MYEKIKNNAADNKKILILFIILFIFNIAFYFNLFAYMVIIKEFDIAILHDLITIISAIIILGFISTRLPKLKEITDGSVYEIAYLIIMGLLSITISYFNKSTNGESLWAPFLEMFRMLSVVLILTYLATKSKSFRSIVKGEFTRKTILWQILICSVLGILASYFTMNVNGAPANARGLVVMIASLLGGPYLGIPVAIISGVWRYFLGGPTALACGVSTVLAGVIGSLVFIWNRGKFLRAYKVAILMFLFSGFDMFIVTVLTPKPDGILVANAVYAPMTFAAVLGMLLFTMFLGEKKEEAEINDELKQTIDDNTMKISDNTDIIDLNTDRIIEISQELKEYKEKVDRLEQEMKEMRNE from the coding sequence ATGTATGAAAAAATTAAAAATAATGCAGCAGATAATAAGAAGATTTTAATACTGTTTATAATACTGTTTATCTTCAACATAGCATTTTATTTCAATTTGTTTGCCTATATGGTCATCATCAAAGAGTTTGACATTGCAATTTTGCATGATTTAATTACCATCATTTCGGCAATCATAATCTTGGGTTTCATTTCAACAAGACTTCCGAAACTCAAAGAAATAACGGATGGGTCAGTTTATGAAATTGCATACCTGATAATCATGGGTTTATTAAGCATCACAATTTCATATTTCAATAAATCGACAAATGGAGAATCACTGTGGGCGCCGTTTTTAGAGATGTTTAGAATGCTTTCAGTGGTCTTGATTTTAACCTACCTCGCCACCAAATCTAAAAGTTTCAGGTCCATAGTCAAAGGAGAATTTACTCGCAAAACAATATTGTGGCAGATTCTCATATGTTCCGTTCTTGGAATCCTTGCATCATATTTCACAATGAACGTTAATGGAGCTCCCGCCAATGCCCGAGGACTGGTCGTGATGATAGCCTCATTGCTTGGAGGACCATATCTGGGAATACCCGTTGCAATAATATCCGGAGTGTGGAGATATTTCCTGGGCGGCCCCACCGCTCTTGCATGCGGCGTTTCAACAGTGCTTGCGGGAGTCATCGGAAGTCTGGTTTTCATATGGAACAGAGGCAAATTTTTAAGAGCATATAAAGTTGCAATTTTAATGTTTCTGTTCAGCGGATTTGACATGTTCATAGTAACCGTCTTAACCCCAAAACCCGATGGGATCCTTGTTGCCAATGCTGTTTATGCACCTATGACATTTGCAGCCGTTCTTGGAATGTTGCTGTTCACCATGTTTTTAGGTGAGAAAAAAGAAGAGGCAGAAATAAATGATGAGTTGAAGCAAACAATCGATGACAATACAATGAAAATTTCAGACAACACAGACATAATCGACTTGAATACCGACAGGATAATTGAAATATCCCAGGAACTAAAAGAATATAAGGAAAAGGTCGACAGACTAGAACAGGAAATGAAGGAAATGCGAAACGAATGA
- a CDS encoding ABC transporter ATP-binding protein, with product MNTLIKVNSVSKEYKMGTQTVKAANKLDFTINQGELVVILGPSGSGKSTLLNLLGGLDKPTSGEIIIDNENITAFSDKELTRYRAKEIGFIFQFYNLIPNLTACENIEVLNDIVDENIDGQEILSQVGLSQHVNKFPSELSGGEQQRVSIARAIAKKPKMLLCDEPTGALDSHTGKIIIELLISLCESENTTVIIVTHNNEFAKVANKVIHIKNGEVEYIETNENPQSVDAINW from the coding sequence ATGAATACATTGATAAAAGTTAATAGTGTTTCAAAAGAATATAAAATGGGAACTCAAACAGTTAAGGCAGCAAACAAGCTTGATTTTACAATCAATCAGGGAGAGCTTGTAGTGATTCTCGGACCGTCAGGAAGTGGTAAATCAACACTGCTTAACCTTTTAGGAGGTCTTGACAAGCCTACAAGCGGCGAAATAATAATTGATAATGAAAACATCACCGCCTTTTCAGATAAGGAACTTACACGCTACCGTGCCAAGGAAATAGGTTTCATCTTCCAATTCTATAACCTGATTCCAAACCTGACCGCATGCGAAAACATTGAGGTTCTCAATGACATCGTCGATGAAAACATAGATGGACAGGAGATTTTAAGTCAGGTGGGACTGTCACAGCATGTCAACAAGTTTCCGTCAGAACTGTCAGGAGGGGAACAGCAAAGAGTATCCATTGCACGGGCAATAGCTAAAAAACCAAAAATGCTCTTGTGTGACGAGCCTACAGGGGCACTGGATTCACATACAGGTAAAATCATTATTGAACTTCTGATAAGCCTATGTGAAAGTGAAAATACAACAGTCATTATAGTAACACACAATAACGAATTTGCAAAAGTTGCAAACAAGGTCATTCACATCAAGAACGGTGAAGTTGAATACATTGAGACAAATGAAAATCCTCAATCTGTAGATGCTATAAACTGGTGA
- a CDS encoding ABC transporter permease, which produces MLFKKMLRDMKEHKMQFVAIFLMSFITLLAFAGIGSEVQGLQDNLNNYYNETNMADAYVLGSDFNKSVVNDFKNLSSTTGIETQFVVKSIADLEDEPTVTLHFLEKNNISRYYPVEGEKINFSDADGIWLDARFAEAKNLTVGDNISVKFNGITLNKTIRGLGYSPDYVYEQPENGLVSDFKYQGFGYLSDKAYPGENMPHNKLLMTSNANTSDYYHQTRAMLENKGYDDIINGTSFMPREDSSSDNQIQDEIKQHIVLAVMFPIIFVVVALLILLTTMTRIVNQQRTQIGTLKAIGFEDRPLILHYLSYGFYLTLIGSVLGIIIGHKTIPYIFVDTMKSYYTLPCWDPGFNISFIIVALLIVLGSVLCSYFAVASIIREPPSVTLKAKPPKVSKIGFVENTWIWDKMGFNLRWNTRDVNRHKLRTLIALVGVIGCTVLLISAFGMHDGVNDLKTWKYDDINHYETQLVLQDNVSQSQIDSIIDEVNGTPVMTKNIQIKANGIKKMQVLTVHDKSPLITPTDKNRHEITLPKDGISISEKTAEIYGLKVGDKIEWHFYGNETWINSTVDAIYGDPSVQGITITKDCAEKNNISFKPTEIVTEKNVTDGLDGVGSYNSHKDLTNSWDKLSQTANLLIIILVIFAVILALVVLYSLGLLGFTEVERDMATLKVLGFQLSDLRKLFITQYLGISIVGFIIGIPTGYYVLEAIRSNTDKLYYPTDYSLTTIAISFVITIIVSAIVNLLLANQLKNIDMIEALKKERE; this is translated from the coding sequence ATGCTATTCAAAAAGATGTTACGCGACATGAAGGAACACAAAATGCAATTCGTTGCCATTTTCCTAATGTCATTCATTACATTGCTGGCCTTTGCGGGAATAGGATCAGAGGTTCAGGGCCTTCAGGACAACCTCAACAACTATTATAACGAAACAAACATGGCGGATGCATATGTGCTTGGATCCGATTTCAATAAAAGTGTCGTTAATGATTTCAAGAATCTGAGTTCGACAACAGGCATTGAAACCCAATTCGTTGTAAAGTCGATTGCCGATTTGGAAGATGAACCGACCGTAACGCTGCATTTTTTAGAAAAGAACAACATCTCCAGATACTATCCTGTTGAAGGAGAAAAAATCAATTTCAGCGATGCGGACGGCATTTGGCTGGATGCGAGATTTGCCGAAGCGAAGAACTTGACCGTTGGGGACAATATCTCCGTAAAATTTAATGGAATCACATTAAACAAGACAATCCGTGGACTTGGATATTCTCCGGATTACGTCTATGAGCAACCGGAAAACGGTCTTGTTTCAGATTTCAAATATCAGGGATTCGGATATCTGTCAGATAAGGCATACCCTGGCGAGAATATGCCACACAACAAGCTGCTAATGACCTCCAATGCCAATACTTCGGATTATTACCATCAAACACGTGCAATGCTCGAGAACAAGGGATATGACGACATAATAAACGGCACATCATTCATGCCTAGGGAAGACAGCAGCAGCGACAACCAAATACAGGACGAAATCAAGCAGCATATCGTTTTGGCAGTGATGTTTCCAATCATTTTCGTTGTTGTCGCACTCCTGATTCTGCTGACTACAATGACACGTATCGTTAACCAGCAAAGAACACAGATTGGAACTTTAAAGGCAATAGGATTTGAGGACAGACCATTGATATTGCATTATTTATCCTACGGTTTCTATTTGACACTGATCGGTAGCGTTCTGGGAATAATAATCGGTCACAAAACGATACCATACATTTTTGTCGACACCATGAAGTCATATTACACATTGCCTTGCTGGGATCCTGGATTCAATATCAGTTTCATCATTGTAGCCCTTTTAATCGTTTTGGGTTCTGTGCTATGCTCATACTTTGCGGTTGCAAGCATTATCCGAGAGCCCCCTTCTGTAACTTTGAAGGCAAAGCCCCCTAAAGTGAGCAAAATAGGATTTGTTGAAAATACATGGATATGGGACAAAATGGGATTCAATCTTAGGTGGAACACCCGGGACGTCAACAGGCATAAGTTAAGAACTCTCATTGCACTTGTCGGAGTCATTGGCTGTACCGTGCTTCTCATCTCAGCATTCGGTATGCATGACGGGGTCAATGACCTGAAAACCTGGAAATATGATGACATCAACCACTATGAGACACAGCTTGTCCTCCAGGACAACGTTTCACAGTCACAGATAGATTCAATAATTGATGAGGTTAACGGCACTCCAGTAATGACAAAAAACATCCAAATCAAAGCAAATGGCATTAAAAAGATGCAAGTGCTGACGGTTCACGACAAAAGTCCATTAATCACGCCAACCGATAAAAATAGGCATGAGATAACATTGCCAAAAGACGGAATATCCATTTCAGAAAAGACCGCTGAAATATATGGCCTGAAGGTTGGCGATAAAATAGAATGGCACTTCTATGGTAATGAGACTTGGATAAACTCCACAGTTGATGCAATTTATGGTGATCCTTCAGTTCAGGGAATTACAATCACCAAAGATTGTGCTGAAAAGAACAACATTTCATTCAAGCCGACAGAAATCGTTACGGAAAAAAATGTAACAGATGGATTGGATGGTGTCGGAAGCTACAACTCCCATAAGGACTTGACAAACAGTTGGGACAAGCTCTCACAAACAGCAAATCTGCTCATCATAATATTGGTAATATTTGCAGTCATATTGGCGCTTGTCGTTCTGTACAGCTTGGGCCTTTTAGGATTTACCGAAGTTGAGCGGGATATGGCAACATTGAAGGTTTTAGGATTCCAATTAAGTGACTTGAGAAAACTCTTCATAACCCAATATCTGGGAATATCAATAGTCGGATTTATAATTGGAATTCCAACAGGATATTATGTGCTGGAGGCCATCAGAAGCAATACTGACAAGCTTTATTATCCGACAGACTATTCGCTGACTACAATAGCAATAAGTTTCGTGATAACAATAATCGTTTCTGCAATCGTTAACCTGTTGCTTGCAAACCAGCTCAAAAACATTGATATGATTGAAGCCCTTAAAAAAGAAAGGGAATAA
- a CDS encoding DUF389 domain-containing protein — protein sequence MSFKEKNETIKEKVRKAFSLSADSASHEEIRERLLDGGQVTGTNMCVLVCAMVIASVGLNMSSTAVIIGAMLISPIMGSILASAYGNVSADYPLFTNHMVGFGLQIAISVAAASIYFFLSPVKEPTVELIARTGPTFYDVLIAFFGGLAGIIGQTRLDKTNTVIPGVAIATALMPPLCTCGYAIANGRVDMLLGAGYLFIINAYFIFLAASIILTVLKIPKVKELSEKEWRRHRLRMVRNTLIVAIPSIVAVYYMVI from the coding sequence ATGAGCTTTAAAGAAAAAAACGAAACAATAAAGGAAAAGGTTAGAAAGGCATTTTCATTATCAGCGGATTCGGCATCACATGAGGAGATTCGTGAACGTCTCCTTGATGGAGGACAGGTAACAGGAACAAACATGTGTGTGCTTGTCTGTGCAATGGTAATTGCTTCTGTCGGACTCAACATGAGTTCAACTGCGGTAATCATAGGTGCAATGCTGATTTCACCTATTATGGGAAGCATACTCGCTTCAGCATATGGAAATGTAAGCGCAGATTATCCTCTATTCACCAACCATATGGTCGGCTTTGGATTGCAGATTGCAATCAGTGTTGCCGCAGCATCAATCTATTTCTTTTTATCTCCTGTAAAGGAGCCAACAGTGGAACTGATTGCAAGAACCGGACCAACATTCTATGACGTGCTCATCGCATTCTTCGGAGGACTTGCTGGAATCATAGGACAAACAAGACTGGACAAGACAAACACTGTTATTCCGGGTGTTGCAATTGCAACAGCTCTTATGCCGCCGTTATGTACCTGCGGATATGCTATTGCAAACGGAAGAGTTGATATGCTACTTGGAGCAGGATATCTGTTTATAATCAATGCGTATTTCATTTTCCTTGCAGCCAGCATAATATTGACTGTTTTGAAAATTCCAAAAGTCAAGGAACTGTCTGAAAAAGAGTGGAGAAGGCACCGTCTCAGGATGGTTCGAAATACTCTCATCGTTGCGATTCCAAGTATAGTTGCGGTCTATTATATGGTTATCTAA
- a CDS encoding nuclear transport factor 2 family protein, which produces MVDVELLCEKSFSGADQEIVDKFVEFQQALIEANVDKLNEILLDDFILTQSPNRSQTKAEFISDVKEGTLDFSKSDIMDPTILFDDDSSASMISKVRLTAKVNGRELRWISNTVANFTRVDGIWHIVGWDN; this is translated from the coding sequence ATGGTAGATGTAGAATTACTTTGTGAGAAGTCATTTTCTGGAGCCGACCAGGAAATTGTTGACAAGTTTGTTGAGTTTCAGCAAGCGTTAATCGAGGCAAATGTTGATAAATTAAACGAGATTCTTTTGGATGATTTTATACTCACCCAATCTCCAAACAGGTCCCAAACCAAGGCAGAATTCATCTCTGATGTAAAGGAGGGGACTTTGGATTTTTCAAAATCCGATATTATGGATCCTACAATATTGTTTGATGATGATTCCTCTGCTTCAATGATATCTAAAGTCAGATTAACGGCCAAGGTCAACGGCAGGGAACTGAGATGGATTTCCAATACCGTGGCGAATTTCACAAGAGTCGATGGAATCTGGCATATCGTCGGATGGGACAATTAG
- a CDS encoding NAD+ synthase has protein sequence MNCEKTRDAIVEFIKSKVSDSKTDGIVVGLSGGIDSTLVAHLACEAVGKDKVFGIVMPSATTPAEDSAHGIEVAQRLGMEYKEIAIDGILNEYLSMTQLKENNLAIGNLKARIRMSIIYYYANAKNYLVSGTGNRSEILIGYFTKHGDGACDMEPIGDLYKTEVFKLSEYMNVQKEIIDKPPRAGLWTNQTDEDEIGMGYDLLDKILYLYSEKDMGETEIAEKLDISVDDVNMIINKIIRSEHKSKVPEYPQKI, from the coding sequence ATGAACTGCGAAAAGACAAGGGATGCTATCGTTGAATTCATCAAATCAAAAGTGTCCGACTCCAAAACCGACGGAATCGTTGTCGGTTTAAGCGGAGGAATAGATTCCACTTTAGTGGCCCATCTAGCTTGTGAAGCGGTTGGAAAAGACAAGGTCTTTGGAATTGTCATGCCCTCTGCAACAACACCGGCTGAAGACAGTGCTCATGGAATCGAAGTTGCACAGAGATTAGGTATGGAATACAAGGAGATTGCAATTGACGGTATCTTGAATGAATACCTGTCCATGACCCAACTTAAAGAAAACAATCTGGCAATAGGCAACCTTAAGGCCAGAATCAGAATGTCAATCATTTATTATTATGCAAATGCTAAAAATTACCTTGTCAGCGGAACAGGTAACAGAAGCGAAATCCTAATTGGCTATTTCACAAAGCATGGAGACGGTGCATGTGATATGGAGCCGATTGGAGACTTATACAAAACTGAAGTATTTAAATTGAGCGAATACATGAATGTCCAAAAGGAAATCATCGACAAGCCTCCAAGAGCAGGCCTCTGGACCAACCAGACCGATGAGGATGAAATTGGAATGGGCTATGATTTGCTCGACAAGATACTGTATCTTTACAGTGAAAAAGATATGGGCGAAACCGAAATAGCTGAAAAACTAGACATTTCAGTTGATGATGTTAATATGATTATTAATAAGATTATTAGGAGCGAACACAAGAGTAAAGTTCCGGAATACCCACAAAAAATATGA